The following proteins are encoded in a genomic region of Mycobacterium kiyosense:
- a CDS encoding UPF0109 protein produces MSTVVVDAVEHLVRGIVDNPDDVRVDLVTSRRGRTVEVHVHPDDLGKVIGRGGRTATALRTLVAGIGGRGIRVDVVDTDQ; encoded by the coding sequence ATGAGCACCGTTGTGGTCGACGCCGTCGAGCACTTGGTCCGGGGCATCGTCGACAATCCCGACGACGTGCGGGTCGACCTGGTGACCAGCCGCCGCGGCCGGACCGTCGAGGTACACGTGCACCCCGACGACCTGGGCAAGGTCATCGGTCGCGGGGGACGCACCGCCACCGCGCTGCGCACCCTGGTCGCCGGCATCGGCGGCCGCGGTATCCGCGTCGACGTGGTGGACACCGACCAGTAA
- the rimM gene encoding ribosome maturation factor RimM: protein MELIVGRVAKAHGIAGELVVDIRTDDPDARFAPGATLRARKPRDGSPARSYVVEGVRPHGARLLVRLTGVTDRDGADALRGALFVIDSDELPPIDEPDTYYDHQLEGLRVSTTAGRQVGVVTEVLHTPGGELLAVKGDSGEVLVPFVGAIVTSVSLDDGTLLIEPPDGLLDLDG from the coding sequence ATGGAGCTGATCGTCGGGCGGGTGGCCAAGGCCCACGGCATCGCCGGCGAACTCGTCGTCGACATCCGCACCGACGACCCCGACGCCCGGTTCGCGCCGGGCGCCACGTTGCGCGCGCGCAAGCCGCGCGACGGGAGCCCGGCGCGCAGCTACGTTGTCGAGGGCGTCCGCCCGCACGGCGCCCGGCTGCTGGTCCGGCTGACCGGCGTGACCGACCGGGACGGCGCCGACGCACTGCGCGGCGCCCTGTTCGTGATCGACTCCGACGAGCTGCCCCCGATCGACGAGCCGGACACCTATTACGACCACCAGTTGGAAGGACTTAGGGTATCGACCACGGCGGGCCGGCAGGTCGGCGTCGTCACCGAGGTGCTGCACACTCCGGGCGGGGAGTTGCTGGCCGTCAAGGGCGACTCCGGCGAGGTACTGGTGCCGTTCGTCGGCGCAATCGTCACCTCGGTGTCGCTGGACGACGGCACCCTGCTGATCGAGCCACCCGACGGTCTGTTGGATCTGGACGGTTAG
- a CDS encoding hypothetical protein (frameshifted, insertion at around 4094779), with translation MLAVRKMGPIGNLLGMLPGGAQMKDALAEVDDKSLDRIQAIIRGMTPQERADPKIINASRRLRIANGSGVTVSEVNQLVDRFFEARKMMSSMLGGMGIPGMGRKSATRKSKSAKGKKGKKGARGPTPPKVRSPFGAGMPGMPAGFPDLSQMPEGLNELPPGLADFDLSKLKFPGQK, from the coding sequence ATGCTCGCGGTGCGCAAGATGGGCCCGATCGGCAACCTGCTGGGCATGCTGCCCGGTGGCGCGCAGATGAAGGACGCGCTGGCCGAGGTCGACGACAAGTCGCTGGACCGGATCCAGGCCATCATCCGCGGCATGACCCCGCAGGAGCGCGCCGACCCGAAGATCATCAACGCCTCCCGCCGGTTGCGCATCGCCAACGGCTCCGGCGTCACCGTCTCCGAGGTCAACCAGCTGGTGGACCGCTTCTTCGAGGCCCGCAAGATGATGTCGTCGATGCTCGGCGGCATGGGCATCCCCGGGATGGGCCGCAAGTCGGCGACGCGGAAGTCCAAGAGCGCCAAGGGAAAGAAGGGCAAGAAGGGGGCGCGCGGCCCGACGCCGCCGAAGGTCAGGAGTCCGTTCGGCGCCGGGATGCCGGGCATGCCGGCGGGCTTCCCGGATCTGTCCCAGATGCCGGAGGGCCTCAACGAATTGCCGCCCGGCCTGGCCGATTTCGACCTGTCCAAGCTCAAGTTCCCCGGGCAGAAATAG
- the lppW gene encoding putative lipoprotein LppW, with protein MRARPLTMLSAVAAVAMAVVAGCEATVHAKATNPAEQRPAEQQQQPQPQLVELLLRSITPNGAPMPVPTRQVSSLAGVQERVQRATEQAAAAGATLAVAILDRATHQLVSNGNNQIIATASVAKLFIADELLLREAEGQAVLSADDHQALDVMLQSSDDGAAERFWGEDGGDAIITRVAGRYGLTSTAPPSDGRWWNTISSAEDLIHYYEGLLDGSGGLPRDRSRLIVDDLAQSTPTGIDGYPQRFGIPEGLYAEPVAVKQGWMCCIGADWMHLSTGVIGADRRYIMVIESLQPSDDATARETITQAVRTIFPTGRI; from the coding sequence ATGCGAGCCCGACCGCTGACCATGCTCTCCGCGGTGGCCGCCGTGGCGATGGCGGTGGTCGCGGGTTGCGAGGCGACGGTGCACGCCAAGGCCACCAACCCCGCCGAGCAGCGGCCCGCCGAGCAGCAGCAACAGCCGCAGCCGCAGCTGGTCGAGTTGCTACTCCGGTCGATCACGCCGAACGGCGCCCCGATGCCCGTACCGACTCGGCAGGTCAGCAGCCTGGCCGGAGTGCAGGAGCGGGTCCAGCGGGCCACCGAGCAGGCCGCGGCGGCCGGCGCGACACTGGCGGTGGCCATCCTGGACCGCGCCACCCACCAACTGGTCTCCAACGGCAACAACCAGATCATCGCCACCGCATCGGTGGCGAAACTGTTCATCGCCGACGAACTGCTGCTGCGGGAGGCCGAGGGTCAGGCCGTGCTGTCCGCCGACGACCATCAGGCCCTCGACGTGATGCTGCAGTCGTCCGACGACGGCGCCGCCGAGCGATTCTGGGGTGAGGACGGCGGCGACGCGATCATCACGCGGGTCGCCGGCCGGTACGGGCTGACCTCGACCGCGCCCCCCAGCGACGGGCGGTGGTGGAACACCATCAGCTCAGCCGAAGACCTGATCCACTACTACGAGGGGCTGCTCGACGGATCGGGTGGTCTTCCCCGCGATCGTTCCCGCCTGATCGTCGACGACCTGGCGCAGTCCACCCCCACCGGGATCGACGGCTACCCGCAGCGGTTCGGCATCCCCGAGGGGCTCTACGCCGAACCCGTTGCGGTCAAACAGGGTTGGATGTGCTGCATCGGGGCTGACTGGATGCACCTGTCCACCGGCGTGATCGGCGCCGACCGCCGCTACATCATGGTCATCGAGTCGCTGCAGCCCTCCGACGACGCGACCGCGCGCGAGACCATCACCCAGGCCGTGCGGACCATCTTCCCCACCGGCCGCATCTGA
- the mhpC_2 gene encoding alpha/beta hydrolase — MLEMIEKGSPDAQPLLFVHGGWHGAWCWENFLNYFADAGYRAVAMSLRGHGASATAKPLNRCSMADYIDDVGTAVDILGGQPVLIGHSLGGFTVQRYLETHRAPGAVLVGSVPPKGYLRLATRVWRKHPLIAIRGFTGGTLLEFVDTPQLARDYLFCAQTPAAIVESCRSQAGPESLRAAAVDPMIRGVKTKLITTPMLVLGAEHDGFVSTGDVRATARAYRTEPEFFDMGHNMMLEPGWPDVAARIRSWLESRDAPR, encoded by the coding sequence ATGCTGGAGATGATCGAGAAAGGCTCCCCGGACGCCCAGCCGCTGCTGTTCGTGCACGGCGGCTGGCACGGCGCGTGGTGCTGGGAGAATTTTCTGAACTACTTCGCCGATGCGGGCTACCGGGCCGTGGCGATGAGCTTGCGCGGACACGGCGCCAGCGCCACCGCCAAGCCACTGAACCGCTGCTCGATGGCCGACTACATCGACGACGTCGGGACGGCCGTGGACATCCTCGGTGGCCAGCCGGTACTGATCGGGCACTCCCTGGGCGGTTTCACCGTGCAGCGCTACCTGGAGACCCATCGCGCGCCGGGGGCGGTGCTGGTGGGGTCGGTGCCGCCGAAGGGCTATCTGCGGCTGGCCACGCGCGTCTGGCGCAAGCACCCGCTGATCGCGATCCGGGGCTTCACCGGTGGCACACTGCTGGAATTCGTCGACACCCCGCAACTGGCGCGCGACTACCTGTTCTGTGCCCAGACGCCAGCGGCGATCGTCGAATCGTGCCGATCGCAAGCCGGACCCGAGAGCCTGCGCGCGGCGGCCGTCGACCCGATGATTCGTGGCGTCAAGACCAAGCTGATTACGACGCCGATGCTGGTGCTCGGCGCCGAGCACGACGGCTTCGTCAGCACCGGGGACGTCCGGGCCACCGCGCGCGCCTACCGGACCGAGCCGGAATTCTTCGACATGGGCCACAACATGATGCTCGAACCCGGGTGGCCCGACGTCGCCGCACGTATCCGGTCTTGGCTCGAATCTCGCGACGCGCCGCGCTAA
- the dacB2 gene encoding D-alanyl-D-alanine carboxypeptidase: MRKLIAAAAALLTIPLVAAPGAAADTDVQQAAGSVPVPDGPAQTWIVADMDTGQVLAGRDQNVAHPPASTIKVLLALVVLDELDLNSSVVADAADTAVECNCVGVKAGRSYTARQLLDGLLLVSGNDAANTLAHMLGGQGAAVSKMNAKAASLGANNTHASTPSGLDGPDGPGASTAHDLAVIFRAAMANPTFAHITAEPSAMFPGDNGDQPILNQDELLSRYPGAIGGKTGFTDAARKTFVGAAARGGRRLVISMMYGLVRAGGPTYWDQAGNLFDWGFAQGSQPGIGSL, from the coding sequence ATGCGAAAGCTCATCGCCGCAGCCGCCGCGCTGCTCACGATCCCGCTGGTCGCGGCGCCCGGCGCGGCAGCCGACACCGATGTGCAGCAGGCGGCGGGATCGGTGCCGGTCCCGGACGGCCCGGCGCAGACCTGGATCGTCGCCGACATGGACACCGGACAGGTGCTGGCCGGCCGTGACCAGAACGTCGCGCATCCGCCCGCGAGCACCATCAAGGTGTTGCTGGCGCTGGTGGTGCTCGACGAGCTGGACCTGAATTCCTCGGTGGTCGCCGACGCCGCCGACACCGCCGTCGAATGTAACTGCGTCGGGGTCAAGGCGGGCCGCAGCTACACCGCGCGCCAACTGCTGGACGGCCTGCTGCTGGTGTCGGGCAACGACGCCGCCAACACCCTGGCCCACATGCTGGGCGGCCAGGGCGCCGCGGTGAGCAAGATGAACGCCAAGGCCGCCTCGCTGGGCGCGAACAACACCCACGCGTCGACCCCGTCCGGACTGGACGGGCCCGACGGCCCCGGTGCGTCGACGGCGCACGACCTTGCGGTCATCTTCCGCGCGGCGATGGCCAACCCGACGTTCGCCCACATCACCGCCGAGCCGTCGGCGATGTTTCCCGGCGACAACGGCGATCAACCGATCCTCAACCAGGACGAGTTGCTGTCCCGCTATCCGGGTGCGATCGGCGGCAAGACCGGCTTCACCGACGCCGCCCGCAAGACGTTCGTGGGAGCGGCTGCCCGAGGCGGCCGGCGGCTGGTGATCTCGATGATGTACGGCCTGGTCAGGGCGGGTGGCCCGACGTACTGGGACCAGGCGGGCAACTTGTTCGACTGGGGTTTCGCGCAGGGTTCGCAGCCGGGTATCGGCTCGCTCTAG
- the rpsP gene encoding 30S ribosomal protein S16: MAVKIKLTRLGKIRNPQYRIAVADARTRRDGRSIEVIGRYHPKEDPSLIEIDSERAQYWLSVGAQPTEPVLKLLKITGDWQKFKGLPGAEGRLKVKPAKPSKLELFNAALAAADGGPTTEATKPKKKAAPKKAAKGDSEEAAAEATQAAEPAAEAAASGAESTES; this comes from the coding sequence ATGGCTGTCAAGATCAAGCTCACCCGGCTTGGCAAAATCCGCAATCCCCAGTACCGCATCGCCGTCGCCGACGCGCGCACCCGCCGCGACGGCCGCTCCATCGAGGTCATCGGCCGCTACCACCCCAAGGAAGACCCGAGCCTGATCGAGATCGACTCCGAGCGCGCGCAGTACTGGCTGTCGGTGGGCGCCCAGCCCACCGAGCCCGTCCTCAAGCTGCTCAAGATCACCGGCGACTGGCAGAAATTCAAGGGCCTGCCCGGCGCCGAGGGCCGCCTGAAGGTCAAGCCGGCCAAGCCCAGCAAGCTCGAACTGTTCAACGCCGCGCTGGCTGCCGCCGACGGCGGCCCCACCACCGAGGCCACCAAGCCGAAGAAGAAGGCGGCACCGAAGAAGGCGGCCAAGGGCGACTCCGAAGAGGCCGCCGCCGAGGCCACCCAGGCCGCTGAGCCCGCTGCCGAGGCCGCCGCAAGCGGCGCCGAGTCGACCGAAAGCTGA
- a CDS encoding putative HTH-type transcriptional regulator, whose amino-acid sequence MARTQQQRREETVGRLLQACIDTIVEVGYARASAAVITKRAGVSVGALFRHFDTMGDFMAATASEVLRRQIETFTKQVAEIPADRPALQSALTILRDITAGPANAVLYELLIAARTDEKLKVTLQHELWQYRSKMYDAAREMPGADSFPDDTFPVVVALLTNVFDGAAVVEGVLPQPEIAERRIPVLAGLLGAAWPRDS is encoded by the coding sequence ATGGCCAGGACCCAGCAGCAGCGCCGCGAGGAGACTGTCGGGCGGCTCCTGCAGGCCTGCATCGACACCATCGTCGAGGTCGGCTACGCGCGGGCTTCGGCGGCGGTGATCACCAAGCGCGCCGGGGTGTCGGTGGGCGCGCTGTTCCGCCACTTCGACACCATGGGCGACTTCATGGCCGCCACCGCGTCCGAGGTGTTGCGCCGTCAGATCGAGACGTTCACCAAGCAGGTCGCCGAGATACCCGCCGACCGGCCCGCGCTGCAGTCGGCGCTGACGATTCTGCGGGACATCACCGCCGGCCCGGCCAACGCCGTGCTCTACGAGCTGCTGATCGCCGCCCGTACCGATGAGAAGCTGAAAGTCACTCTGCAACACGAGCTTTGGCAATACCGGTCGAAGATGTACGACGCCGCGCGGGAGATGCCCGGGGCGGATTCGTTCCCCGACGACACATTCCCGGTCGTGGTGGCGTTGCTGACCAATGTCTTCGACGGTGCCGCCGTGGTGGAAGGCGTACTGCCGCAGCCCGAGATCGCCGAGCGGCGCATTCCGGTGCTGGCCGGATTGCTGGGCGCGGCGTGGCCGCGCGATTCCTAG
- the trmD gene encoding tRNA (guanine-N(1)-)-methyltransferase, protein MKIDVITIFPAFLDPLRQSLPGKAIASGLVDLQVHDLRRWTHDVHHSVDDTPYGGGPGMVMRAPVWGDALDEICSAKTLLVVPTPAGRLFDQATARRWSAEGHLVFACGRYEGIDQRVIEDSARRMRVEEVSIGDYVLPGGESAAVVMIEAVLRLLTGVLGNPASHQHDSHSPALDGLLEGPSYTRPASWRGLDVPQVLLSGDHAKIAAWRREVSLQRTRERRPELLQ, encoded by the coding sequence ATGAAGATAGACGTGATCACGATCTTCCCGGCTTTTCTGGATCCGTTGCGACAATCGTTGCCGGGCAAGGCGATTGCCTCCGGTCTGGTCGATTTGCAGGTGCACGACCTGCGGCGGTGGACGCACGACGTGCACCACTCGGTGGACGACACGCCCTACGGGGGCGGTCCGGGCATGGTGATGCGGGCACCGGTGTGGGGCGACGCGCTCGACGAGATCTGTTCGGCCAAAACATTATTGGTGGTTCCGACGCCGGCGGGCCGGCTGTTCGACCAGGCCACCGCGCGACGCTGGAGCGCCGAAGGTCACCTGGTGTTCGCCTGCGGCCGCTACGAGGGCATCGACCAGCGGGTGATCGAGGACTCGGCGCGCCGGATGCGCGTCGAGGAGGTGTCGATCGGCGACTACGTGTTGCCCGGCGGCGAGTCCGCGGCGGTGGTGATGATCGAGGCGGTGTTGCGGCTGCTGACCGGTGTGCTGGGCAATCCCGCGTCACACCAACATGATTCGCATTCACCGGCCCTGGACGGATTGCTGGAGGGGCCGAGTTACACGCGGCCGGCGAGCTGGCGTGGCCTGGACGTCCCGCAGGTCCTGTTGTCGGGTGACCACGCGAAGATCGCTGCGTGGCGCCGCGAGGTGTCGCTGCAGCGCACCCGGGAACGCCGCCCGGAGCTGCTGCAGTAA